One genomic segment of Brassica napus cultivar Da-Ae chromosome A3, Da-Ae, whole genome shotgun sequence includes these proteins:
- the LOC106428374 gene encoding NAC domain-containing protein 78 isoform X2: MGRGSATSLAPGFRFHPTDEELVRYYLKRKVCNKPFKLDAISVTDVYKSEPWDLPDKSKLKSRDLEWYFFSMLDKKYNNGSKTNRATEKGYWKTTGKDREIRNGSRAVGMKKTLVYHKGRAPRGERTNWVMHEYRLTDEELKRTGAPQDAFVLCRIFQKSGTGPKNGEQYGAPYLEEEWEEDKMTFMPEQEALSEGLGVDDDVYLDIDEFEEKPENLVVYDAIPVEPNYIHGESSNNVESGNYSDSGNFFQPGNYAVDSGGCFEQPIETFEEDQKPIIRDGSIQPCSLFPDEQNDENVVNLQTSNDNVFAAENGYSDIPIDTNYMPDESFIDPSNNLPLSDGLYLEGNDLGNALPDDFDFEDYLDFFGDEDGQNLTLDVSQLLGSEDALPEQEGGLEQIPSSGDLEKEVAQGKEAVEKDESGEGSTSKHDADVTDFDSASKYPFLKKASQMCGATSSFASQFQTKDRLHAGQSSGSVHVTAGIIRISNMNLAADMGWSYDKNNNLNVVLSFGLVQRDDGMSSSVSKTGGVPATRAMLIFLCLWILLLSVSFKIGTMVSAR; encoded by the exons ATGGGTCGCGGCTCAGCCACGTCGCTAGCTCCCGGGTTTCGTTTCCACCCGACGGACGAGGAGCTCGTTCGCTACTACCTGAAGCGCAAGGTCTGCAACAAACCTTTCAAGCTCGACGCTATCTCCGTCACGGATGTGTACAAATCCGAGCCTTGGGATCTACCAG ACAAGTCGAAGCTGAAAAGTAGAGACTTGGAGTGGTACTTCTTTAGTATGCTGGATAAGAAGTACAATAATGGATCGAAGACGAATCGTGCGACGGAGAAAGGATACTGGAAGACGACGGGGAAAGATCGGGAGATTCGTAATGGCTCGAGAGCCGTGGGGATGAAGAAGACGCTTGTTTATCACAAGGGGAGAGCTCCACGTGGCGAGAGGACTAATTGGGTTATGCATGAGTATCGTCTTACTGATGAAGAGTTGAAGAGAACTGGTGCCCCACAA GATGCGTTTGTGCTGTGTAGGATATTCCAGAAGAGTGGTACGGGGCCTAAGAATGGGGAGCAGTACGGTGCTCCTTATCTTGAGGAGGAGTGGGAAGAGGATAAAATGACGTTTATGCCAGAACAAGAGGCTCTTAGTGAAGGGTTGGgtgttgatgatgatgtttaTCTCGACATTGACGAGTTTGAAGAG AAGCCTGAGAATCTTGTGGTCTATGATGCCATTCCTGTTGAGCCTAATTATATTCATGGAGAATCAAGCAATAATGTTGAGTCAGGAAACTACTCAGACTCTGGAAACTTCTTTCAACCAGGAAACTATGCTGTTGACTCTGGTGGTTGCTTTGAACAGCCAATTGAAACGTTTGAGGAGGATCAGAAGCCTATCATCCGGGACGGTAGCATTCAGCCCTGTTCTCTGTTTCCCGATGAACAGAATGATGAGAACGTGGTGAATCTGCAAACATCCAACGATAATGTATTTGCGGCTGAGAATGGCTACAGTGACATTCCTATTGATACCAACTATATGCCTGACGAGTCGTTCATCGACCCTAGCAACAACCTTCCACTCAGTGATGGTCTCTACCTGGAAGGGAATGATCTCGGCAATGCTCTACCGGATGATTTTGACTTTGAAGATTATCTTGACTTCTTTGGCGATGAGGACGGTCAGAATTTAACTCTCGATGTTTCTCAATTGTTGGGATCTGAAGATGCGCTTCCTGAACAAGAAGGCGGCCTTGAGCAGATA CCTTCCTCTGGCGACTTGGAGAAGGAGGTCGCACAAGGCAAAGAGGCGGTAGAGAAAGATGAAAGTGGCGAAGGATCTACCTCAAAGCATGATGCGGATGTCACGGATTTCGATTCAG CTTCGAAGTACCCTTTCCTCAAGAAGGCGAGCCAGATGTGTGGAGCAACATCTTCATTTGCTTCCCAGTTCCAAACAAAGGACCGGCTACACGCAGGACAATCTTCAGGTTCGGTTCACGTTACTGCAGGTATAATCAGAATATCAAACATGAATCTAGCAGCGGATATGGGCTGGTCATATGACAAGAACAATAACCTCAACGTAGTCCTTTCTTTCGGCTTGGTCCAACGGGATGATGGGATGAGTTCTTCTGTAAGCAAGACGGGAGGAGTTCCAGCGACAAGAGCTATGTTGATCTTCCTTTGCTTATGGATTCTCTTACTCTCCGTTAGCTTCAAGATAGGAACCATGGTCTCTGCTCGGTGA
- the LOC106428374 gene encoding NAC domain-containing protein 78 isoform X1 has translation MGRGSATSLAPGFRFHPTDEELVRYYLKRKVCNKPFKLDAISVTDVYKSEPWDLPDKSKLKSRDLEWYFFSMLDKKYNNGSKTNRATEKGYWKTTGKDREIRNGSRAVGMKKTLVYHKGRAPRGERTNWVMHEYRLTDEELKRTGAPQDAFVLCRIFQKSGTGPKNGEQYGAPYLEEEWEEDKMTFMPEQEALSEGLGVDDDVYLDIDEFEEKPENLVVYDAIPVEPNYIHGESSNNVESGNYSDSGNFFQPGNYAVDSGGCFEQPIETFEEDQKPIIRDGSIQPCSLFPDEQNDENVVNLQTSNDNVFAAENGYSDIPIDTNYMPDESFIDPSNNLPLSDGLYLEGNDLGNALPDDFDFEDYLDFFGDEDGQNLTLDVSQLLGSEDALPEQEGGLEQIQPSSGDLEKEVAQGKEAVEKDESGEGSTSKHDADVTDFDSASKYPFLKKASQMCGATSSFASQFQTKDRLHAGQSSGSVHVTAGIIRISNMNLAADMGWSYDKNNNLNVVLSFGLVQRDDGMSSSVSKTGGVPATRAMLIFLCLWILLLSVSFKIGTMVSAR, from the exons ATGGGTCGCGGCTCAGCCACGTCGCTAGCTCCCGGGTTTCGTTTCCACCCGACGGACGAGGAGCTCGTTCGCTACTACCTGAAGCGCAAGGTCTGCAACAAACCTTTCAAGCTCGACGCTATCTCCGTCACGGATGTGTACAAATCCGAGCCTTGGGATCTACCAG ACAAGTCGAAGCTGAAAAGTAGAGACTTGGAGTGGTACTTCTTTAGTATGCTGGATAAGAAGTACAATAATGGATCGAAGACGAATCGTGCGACGGAGAAAGGATACTGGAAGACGACGGGGAAAGATCGGGAGATTCGTAATGGCTCGAGAGCCGTGGGGATGAAGAAGACGCTTGTTTATCACAAGGGGAGAGCTCCACGTGGCGAGAGGACTAATTGGGTTATGCATGAGTATCGTCTTACTGATGAAGAGTTGAAGAGAACTGGTGCCCCACAA GATGCGTTTGTGCTGTGTAGGATATTCCAGAAGAGTGGTACGGGGCCTAAGAATGGGGAGCAGTACGGTGCTCCTTATCTTGAGGAGGAGTGGGAAGAGGATAAAATGACGTTTATGCCAGAACAAGAGGCTCTTAGTGAAGGGTTGGgtgttgatgatgatgtttaTCTCGACATTGACGAGTTTGAAGAG AAGCCTGAGAATCTTGTGGTCTATGATGCCATTCCTGTTGAGCCTAATTATATTCATGGAGAATCAAGCAATAATGTTGAGTCAGGAAACTACTCAGACTCTGGAAACTTCTTTCAACCAGGAAACTATGCTGTTGACTCTGGTGGTTGCTTTGAACAGCCAATTGAAACGTTTGAGGAGGATCAGAAGCCTATCATCCGGGACGGTAGCATTCAGCCCTGTTCTCTGTTTCCCGATGAACAGAATGATGAGAACGTGGTGAATCTGCAAACATCCAACGATAATGTATTTGCGGCTGAGAATGGCTACAGTGACATTCCTATTGATACCAACTATATGCCTGACGAGTCGTTCATCGACCCTAGCAACAACCTTCCACTCAGTGATGGTCTCTACCTGGAAGGGAATGATCTCGGCAATGCTCTACCGGATGATTTTGACTTTGAAGATTATCTTGACTTCTTTGGCGATGAGGACGGTCAGAATTTAACTCTCGATGTTTCTCAATTGTTGGGATCTGAAGATGCGCTTCCTGAACAAGAAGGCGGCCTTGAGCAGATA CAGCCTTCCTCTGGCGACTTGGAGAAGGAGGTCGCACAAGGCAAAGAGGCGGTAGAGAAAGATGAAAGTGGCGAAGGATCTACCTCAAAGCATGATGCGGATGTCACGGATTTCGATTCAG CTTCGAAGTACCCTTTCCTCAAGAAGGCGAGCCAGATGTGTGGAGCAACATCTTCATTTGCTTCCCAGTTCCAAACAAAGGACCGGCTACACGCAGGACAATCTTCAGGTTCGGTTCACGTTACTGCAGGTATAATCAGAATATCAAACATGAATCTAGCAGCGGATATGGGCTGGTCATATGACAAGAACAATAACCTCAACGTAGTCCTTTCTTTCGGCTTGGTCCAACGGGATGATGGGATGAGTTCTTCTGTAAGCAAGACGGGAGGAGTTCCAGCGACAAGAGCTATGTTGATCTTCCTTTGCTTATGGATTCTCTTACTCTCCGTTAGCTTCAAGATAGGAACCATGGTCTCTGCTCGGTGA
- the LOC106442989 gene encoding zinc finger protein ZAT5-like gives MEAFEEAIAASKEQALILKGKRTKRQRPQSPIPFSVSPPIVEEEVSNVLDSKENDVANRKKDGVITSSSSSASWSSNNNPTLKAEEDEEDQDIANCLILLSQGHSFPQHNQQLKIPHQEINNNNTYRFSSRRFLETSSSNGGGKSGYYVYQCKTCDRTFPSFQALGGHRASHKKPRATSFYSNLDVKKSIYENDAASLTNIYNNKNNNNRSLVAYGKAGNNKVHECGICGAEFTSGQALGGHMRRHRGAVVVAAAPAPIVTVAAAAANTELSLSSMSYDQISEGQDHLVMPEAKKAKKMVVSLDLDLNLPAPEDENRVNGLSLTLKQKHEQEQEHQQTKQREEQVSLVLSAPTLVDCYY, from the coding sequence ATGGAAGCATTTGAAGAGGCGATAGCGGCCTCAAAAGAGCAAGCATTGATCCTTAAAGGGAAGCGTACAAAGCGACAACGTCCACAGTCTCCTATTCCTTTCTCTGTATCCCCTCCTATAGTTGAAGAAGAAGTATCCAACGTTCTTGATTCCAAGGAAAATGATGTAGCAAACCGCAAAAAAGATGGTGTGATCacgtcttcatcttcatcagccTCTTGGTCCTCTAACAACAACCCAACATTGAAGGCCGAAGAAGACGAGGAAGATCAAGACATAGCCAATTGTTTGATACTCCTTTCCCAGGGACACTCTTTCCCTCAACACAACCAACAGCTCAAGATACCTCACCAAGAAATAAACAATAATAACACGTATAGATTTAGCAGCAGGAGGTTTCTAGAGACTTCTTCATCAAACGGTGGTGGCAAATCAGGTTACTACGTTTATCAGTGCAAAACATGTGACCGGACCTTCCCTTCTTTTCAGGCTCTAGGCGGCCATAGAGCTAGCCATAAGAAACCTAGAGCCACCTCTTTTTACTCCAACCTTGACGTAAAGAAGAGTATCTACGAAAACGACGCCGCTTCACTCACAAATATTTACAATaacaagaacaataacaatAGGTCGCTTGTTGCTTACGGAAAGGCAGGTAACAATAAAGTTCATGAATGTGGAATATGTGGAGCCGAGTTTACGTCAGGACAAGCCTTAGGTGGCCACATGAGACGGCATAGAGGTGCGGTGGTTGTGGCTGCGGCACCAGCTCCCATCGTGACGGTGGCCGCGGCTGCGGCCAACACGGAGTTATCATTGTCTTCCATGTCGTATGATCAAATATCCGAGGGTCAAGATCATCTGGTGATGCCAGAGGCAAAGAAAGCTAAGAAGATGGTCGTGTCACTGGATTTGGATCTGAATCTACCCGCACCGGAAGATGAGAATCGGGTCAACGGGTTGAGCTTGACTTTGAAGCAAAAACAcgaacaagaacaagaacatcAACAGacaaaacaaagagaagaacAAGTGTCTCTTGTCTTGTCTGCTCCTACTTTGGTGGATTGCTATTACTGA